A window of Sutcliffiella cohnii contains these coding sequences:
- a CDS encoding SDR family oxidoreductase: MDRPICFITGTSSGFGLLTTIEMAKEGYTVIATMRNLQKKTLLVEEIERAGLSEFIHIIQLDVTNHNSIKEVIQTTIEKYDRIDVLINNAGYAFGSFIEEMKMEELREQFETNFFGLVALTKEVIPHMRQSRNGTIVNMSSISGHFGFPALGAYASSKFAVEGFSESLRFELLPFGIKVVLIEPGSYRTDIWTKGFSGIKVNETSPYAAYKSKMFQVVEHIEENAQNPLEVAETIVQAVKNPNPPLRYPVGRAIKTQIKWKNIIPWKWLEKQVSKKILK, translated from the coding sequence ACAACAATTGAGATGGCTAAAGAAGGATATACAGTTATCGCTACAATGCGTAATCTACAAAAAAAGACATTGTTAGTAGAAGAAATAGAAAGAGCTGGTTTGTCTGAATTTATCCATATTATCCAATTAGATGTTACTAATCATAATAGTATAAAAGAAGTAATACAAACTACTATCGAAAAATATGATCGGATTGACGTCTTAATTAATAATGCTGGCTATGCATTTGGAAGTTTCATTGAAGAAATGAAAATGGAAGAGTTGAGAGAACAGTTTGAAACAAATTTTTTCGGTTTAGTTGCACTTACGAAAGAAGTTATCCCTCATATGAGGCAAAGTAGGAATGGGACAATAGTTAACATGAGCAGTATAAGTGGACATTTTGGTTTTCCAGCCTTAGGTGCATATGCTTCTTCCAAATTTGCCGTAGAAGGATTTAGTGAATCTTTACGGTTTGAACTATTACCATTTGGAATAAAAGTCGTATTAATAGAGCCTGGTTCTTACCGAACAGATATTTGGACAAAAGGATTTTCAGGAATAAAGGTAAACGAAACATCTCCATATGCAGCATATAAAAGCAAAATGTTCCAAGTTGTTGAGCACATTGAAGAAAACGCTCAAAATCCACTTGAAGTAGCGGAAACAATAGTACAGGCAGTTAAGAATCCAAATCCACCTTTACGATATCCTGTTGGTAGGGCAATTAAAACACAAATTAAATGGAAAAATATTATCCCTTGGAAATGGTTAGAAAAACAAGTAAGTAAAAAAATATTAAAATGA
- the glcT gene encoding glucose PTS transporter transcription antiterminator GlcT, with translation MLQVKKVLNNNVLIAIHPSYNEVILTGKGIGFGKKPGENISSEKAEKFFVLKNEKEQQQYKQLLDYVDESFIGLMNECMEKIETRLQIQLNEHIHVGLTDHLYFAVKRIQQGIDIKNPFLNETESAYPKEYSVAMEVVNWLNKKLNIDIPEGEVGFIALHIHSALTNKNLSEINRHTQLINELVQIIEISLNIKIDRKDVNYLRLVHHFHCSIERISEGNIPSEKQETLAKVLQNEYPVCYNLAWKLIKIMQQKLQKPVPDEEAVYITLHLQRLSKQQ, from the coding sequence ATGTTGCAAGTAAAGAAAGTTTTAAATAATAATGTTCTTATCGCAATTCATCCGAGCTATAATGAAGTAATATTGACAGGTAAAGGTATTGGTTTCGGAAAAAAGCCTGGAGAAAATATTTCTAGTGAGAAAGCTGAAAAGTTTTTTGTTTTAAAAAATGAAAAAGAACAACAACAGTACAAGCAGTTACTTGATTATGTTGACGAATCCTTCATCGGGTTAATGAATGAATGTATGGAAAAGATAGAGACACGATTACAAATTCAATTAAATGAACATATTCATGTTGGGTTAACAGATCATCTATATTTTGCTGTTAAGAGAATACAACAAGGGATAGATATTAAAAATCCTTTCTTAAACGAAACAGAATCAGCATATCCGAAAGAATATTCAGTAGCGATGGAAGTTGTTAACTGGTTAAATAAAAAATTAAATATCGATATACCTGAAGGAGAAGTTGGTTTTATTGCCCTTCATATTCATAGTGCTTTAACAAATAAAAATCTTTCTGAAATTAATCGTCATACACAGCTTATTAATGAACTTGTACAAATAATAGAAATATCTTTAAATATAAAAATTGATAGAAAAGATGTTAATTACCTTCGATTAGTTCATCACTTTCACTGTTCCATTGAGCGCATATCAGAAGGGAACATTCCCTCTGAAAAACAAGAAACATTAGCAAAAGTATTGCAAAATGAATATCCTGTATGTTACAATCTTGCTTGGAAATTGATTAAGATAATGCAACAGAAATTACAAAAGCCTGTACCAGATGAAGAAGCCGTTTACATAACGCTTCATTTGCAAAGGCTTTCTAAACAACAATAA
- the ptsG gene encoding glucose-specific PTS transporter subunit IIBC has product MLKNTFGTLQRVGRALMLPVALLPAAGILLAFGNALQNPSLTNRIPALEAEWVVLLASIMEQAGDIVFANLPLLFAIGVAIGLAGGDGVAGLAAMIGYLIMNVTMSVIGGITAADVDLNPAYANVLGIPTLQTGVFGGVIAGLLGAYMYNKYYNIELPTYLGFFAGKRFVPIVTAAAALVLGVIMNFIWPYAQEGLNTFSYIMTESNRTIAAFVFGVIERALIPFGLHHIFYSPFWFEFGSYTSAAGEIVRGDQRIFFAQIRDGAELTAGTFMTGKFPFMMFGLPAAALAIYHCARPEQKKMVAGIMGSAALTSFLTGITEPLEFSFLFVAPLLFAIHTVFAGLSFMVMHMLDIKIGMTFSGGVIDFILFGILPNQTDWWLVIPVGLLFAVIYYFGFRFAIQKFNLMTPGREVNVEEKSDNGNAGKNELPLGVLKALGGESNLTSLDACITRLRVSVKDVNQVDKNQLKKLGASGVMQIDKNIQAIFGPRSEIIKGQIQDIINGKTPVMEEVAATSEKVQSNVNKTSTIAIPMTGQLLPLSEVPDQVFSQKMMGDGFAIKPSEGTVVSPVEGTIVNLFPTKHAVGIVTEDGREVLVHVGIDTVNLKGKGFENLVEQGDKVSQGQPLLQVDLEIIENEAASTITPVIFTNLAANEVVHINEGAVKFGEINCVEIKNN; this is encoded by the coding sequence ATGTTAAAGAATACTTTTGGTACTTTGCAACGTGTTGGTAGGGCATTAATGCTACCGGTTGCATTATTACCTGCAGCGGGGATTTTATTAGCATTTGGTAATGCGCTTCAAAACCCTAGCTTAACAAATCGAATACCAGCGCTAGAAGCTGAATGGGTTGTTTTACTTGCGTCTATCATGGAACAAGCGGGAGATATAGTTTTTGCTAATTTACCACTATTGTTTGCTATTGGTGTCGCAATTGGATTAGCAGGTGGAGATGGTGTAGCTGGCCTTGCCGCAATGATTGGCTACTTAATTATGAATGTAACGATGAGTGTTATTGGAGGCATAACTGCTGCAGATGTAGATTTAAACCCAGCTTATGCAAACGTTTTAGGAATTCCAACGTTACAAACGGGTGTTTTCGGTGGGGTAATAGCCGGGTTACTCGGGGCCTATATGTATAATAAGTATTATAATATCGAGTTACCTACGTATTTAGGTTTCTTTGCTGGTAAACGTTTCGTTCCAATCGTGACGGCTGCCGCTGCATTGGTTTTAGGTGTTATTATGAACTTTATTTGGCCGTATGCGCAAGAAGGGTTAAATACGTTTTCTTATATAATGACAGAATCTAACCGGACAATTGCAGCATTTGTGTTCGGGGTAATTGAACGAGCATTAATACCATTTGGACTTCATCATATTTTCTATTCACCGTTTTGGTTTGAATTTGGAAGTTATACGAGTGCTGCCGGTGAAATTGTTCGTGGAGATCAAAGAATATTCTTTGCGCAAATTCGAGATGGTGCTGAATTAACCGCTGGTACATTTATGACAGGTAAATTTCCATTTATGATGTTCGGATTACCAGCAGCAGCACTTGCAATCTATCATTGTGCACGTCCAGAACAAAAGAAAATGGTTGCAGGTATTATGGGTTCTGCAGCATTAACGTCATTCTTAACAGGAATAACGGAACCACTTGAATTTAGTTTCTTGTTTGTTGCGCCATTATTATTTGCGATACACACAGTATTTGCTGGTTTATCGTTCATGGTTATGCATATGTTAGATATAAAAATAGGTATGACTTTCTCAGGAGGGGTTATCGACTTTATCCTATTCGGTATCCTACCAAACCAAACAGATTGGTGGCTTGTAATTCCAGTCGGATTACTATTTGCAGTTATCTATTATTTCGGATTCCGATTCGCAATTCAGAAGTTTAATTTAATGACTCCTGGACGAGAAGTAAATGTAGAAGAAAAGTCTGACAATGGAAATGCTGGTAAGAATGAGTTACCATTAGGTGTTCTTAAAGCTCTAGGCGGAGAAAGTAACTTAACTAGTTTAGATGCATGTATTACACGTCTTCGCGTTAGCGTTAAAGACGTAAATCAAGTAGATAAAAATCAATTGAAAAAACTTGGTGCTTCTGGCGTAATGCAGATAGATAAAAATATTCAGGCGATATTTGGTCCGCGTTCAGAAATTATTAAAGGACAAATCCAAGATATAATCAATGGTAAAACTCCAGTTATGGAGGAAGTAGCAGCTACTTCAGAAAAAGTACAGAGTAATGTAAATAAAACGTCAACAATAGCAATACCTATGACAGGACAGCTTTTACCTTTATCCGAAGTACCTGATCAAGTTTTTTCGCAAAAAATGATGGGAGATGGTTTTGCGATCAAACCGTCAGAGGGGACAGTCGTTTCACCTGTTGAAGGGACTATTGTTAATCTTTTCCCAACGAAGCACGCAGTAGGTATTGTAACGGAAGACGGCCGAGAAGTTCTCGTTCATGTTGGTATTGATACTGTAAACTTGAAAGGTAAAGGCTTTGAAAACCTTGTTGAGCAGGGTGATAAAGTTAGTCAAGGTCAACCATTATTACAAGTAGATTTAGAGATTATTGAAAACGAAGCAGCGTCTACTATAACTCCTGTTATTTTCACTAATTTAGCAGCGAATGAAGTGGTTCATATAAATGAGGGTGCTGTAAAGTTTGGCGAAATAAATTGTGTGGAAATTAAGAATAACTAA
- a CDS encoding RNA polymerase sigma factor — MNIQSILEGNKDSFEEILEDYGSRLYQSALLLGYDKEESENVVANTFIYIYESLKNYNQSEPFSCWISERIVTYLFEKKRPRTSTSVLHDQKHLSFVTTFQQLTTPYKKTILHYIFQEEKKEVPLEVEKALWQLINENLSSKEECMRPNLLFLYVLGNISSYERVTIDDHLEFCPFCRETREEIKKRLKIIHNYFNQAACPEMIKNKVLQQLKPYSMNKKSKRKKAIYQSIAAGSIIGIFTMFIIFQPTLEKWTTLASNYMKHGEFYNVWKEGTYTASDKEITMEITGIDITSTLSKIDFKIETERELDATYLNNDTHMLNVYQLGLLQIQLDNEFVPIEQTSIISTSDDLKEGSIYFYLSDVSETLPEEFTIKLLPYRIGGIFGSWEIDLPIQYSKGLKEAEVFTSYETKTILDKYQIIINEFKYSEVGSELTFTVDYTEAEEERRMAKREELNYADDQGFHYQYRIVNDQGESLYPFSYMYNRMSLSSYYEPWQYYGQQTHMYHHYYYNEDAYMPTTKGKKDEDLFFLLESIEFYDVANIEMEVPLKDGIQIPLSIKDEYIDFDYVKVEKLEANDERPERLQVSIIGQQKMKEHIAETYIFDYMWYVDYEWGENENTYLDFYWEDVDANSMSRRTTNSNIIFQVDIPINQTLPETIILKSDHSKNYYYFNDKFKIPLNK; from the coding sequence ATGAACATACAGTCTATTTTAGAAGGGAATAAAGATTCCTTTGAAGAGATTTTAGAAGACTATGGATCTAGACTTTATCAATCTGCTCTTCTATTAGGGTATGATAAAGAAGAAAGTGAAAATGTGGTTGCTAATACATTTATTTATATATACGAAAGTTTAAAAAACTATAATCAATCCGAGCCTTTTTCATGCTGGATTTCCGAAAGAATTGTTACCTACTTATTTGAAAAAAAACGACCAAGAACCTCAACATCAGTACTTCATGACCAAAAACACTTATCATTCGTTACGACCTTTCAACAACTCACCACGCCATATAAAAAAACAATTTTGCACTATATATTTCAAGAAGAAAAAAAAGAAGTACCTTTAGAAGTGGAGAAAGCACTTTGGCAGTTAATTAATGAGAACTTGTCATCTAAAGAGGAGTGTATGAGACCTAACCTCCTTTTTCTATATGTATTAGGAAACATAAGTAGTTATGAAAGGGTAACAATAGACGATCATTTAGAGTTTTGTCCTTTCTGTCGAGAAACAAGAGAAGAAATAAAGAAAAGACTAAAGATAATACATAATTATTTTAATCAAGCTGCATGTCCAGAAATGATAAAAAATAAAGTATTACAACAATTAAAACCGTATAGTATGAATAAAAAAAGTAAAAGAAAAAAGGCAATTTATCAATCAATAGCAGCTGGAAGTATTATCGGTATTTTTACAATGTTTATTATTTTTCAACCAACGTTGGAAAAATGGACCACTCTTGCAAGTAACTATATGAAACACGGCGAATTTTACAACGTATGGAAAGAGGGTACCTATACGGCAAGCGATAAAGAAATAACTATGGAAATAACGGGCATTGACATAACCTCAACATTATCGAAAATAGACTTTAAAATAGAAACAGAGAGAGAATTAGATGCAACATACTTAAATAATGACACACATATGCTCAATGTGTATCAGCTTGGATTATTACAAATACAATTAGACAATGAATTTGTACCAATAGAACAAACTTCCATTATTTCAACAAGTGACGATTTAAAGGAAGGGTCTATATATTTTTATTTGAGTGATGTAAGTGAAACCTTACCTGAAGAATTTACAATAAAACTTCTGCCCTATAGGATAGGTGGAATATTCGGAAGTTGGGAAATTGATCTTCCTATCCAATATAGTAAAGGTTTAAAGGAAGCAGAAGTATTTACTTCCTATGAAACAAAGACGATATTAGATAAGTATCAAATTATTATTAATGAATTTAAATATAGTGAAGTTGGTAGTGAATTAACATTTACAGTGGATTATACAGAGGCTGAGGAAGAGAGGAGGATGGCTAAACGAGAAGAATTAAACTATGCAGATGATCAAGGTTTTCATTATCAATATCGTATAGTTAATGATCAGGGAGAATCCTTATATCCTTTCAGTTATATGTATAATCGCATGTCGCTATCTAGTTATTATGAGCCATGGCAGTATTATGGACAGCAAACCCATATGTATCACCATTATTATTATAATGAGGATGCGTATATGCCAACAACGAAAGGCAAAAAGGATGAGGATTTATTTTTCTTATTGGAATCAATTGAATTTTATGATGTTGCAAATATCGAAATGGAAGTTCCGTTAAAGGATGGTATTCAAATTCCTTTATCTATTAAAGATGAGTATATTGATTTTGACTACGTAAAAGTCGAAAAATTAGAAGCGAATGACGAAAGACCCGAGCGTTTACAAGTATCGATAATTGGACAACAAAAAATGAAAGAACACATAGCAGAAACGTATATTTTTGATTATATGTGGTATGTAGACTATGAATGGGGAGAAAACGAAAATACTTATTTAGATTTCTATTGGGAAGATGTTGATGCTAACTCTATGAGTCGAAGAACTACTAATTCTAATATTATATTTCAAGTGGACATTCCTATAAATCAAACATTACCAGAAACGATTATATTAAAAAGTGACCATTCAAAAAATTACTATTACTTTAATGATAAATTTAAAATCCCGTTAAATAAATAA
- a CDS encoding DUF3219 family protein, whose amino-acid sequence MVNEITLNGYSINIEKYYEEIEDDLLTISIVFYVNSEHYHDITTLLYSGTFDVVVPERNLSFRGMISNYSTSITNLYEKGNIGEYKLSLKQVNS is encoded by the coding sequence ATGGTAAATGAAATTACTTTAAATGGTTATTCAATAAATATAGAGAAATATTACGAGGAAATAGAAGATGACCTATTAACAATTTCAATTGTTTTTTACGTAAATAGTGAACATTATCATGACATTACAACACTATTATATAGTGGAACATTTGATGTTGTAGTCCCAGAACGCAACTTATCATTTCGTGGAATGATTTCTAATTACTCAACTTCTATTACTAACTTGTATGAAAAAGGTAACATTGGAGAGTATAAATTATCCTTAAAGCAAGTTAACAGTTGA
- a CDS encoding ring-cleaving dioxygenase, whose protein sequence is MLKGIHHVTAITSSAEKNYEFFTYTLGMRLVKKTVNQDDIQTYHLFFADDTGSPGTDMTFFDFPGIPKGVHGTNEIFKTSFRVPSDAAIEYWEKRFNRLNVSHSGVKEQFGKKVLSFVDFDDQHYQLISDEKNEGVASGTAWQNGPIPLEYAITGLGPLFIRVADIKYFKEMMEKVLMFKESSKEGDYYLFEVGEGGNGASVIAEHNTVLPQARQGFGTFHHAAFRVADRKEILEWDQRLRSFGFQTSGHVDRFFFESLYARLAPQILFEFATDGPGFMGDEPYETLGEKLSLPPFLEGKREQIESLVRPINTIRSTKNIEKEYE, encoded by the coding sequence ATGCTAAAAGGTATACATCACGTAACTGCTATTACTAGTAGTGCTGAAAAAAACTACGAATTCTTCACATATACATTAGGAATGAGATTAGTGAAAAAGACAGTGAATCAAGATGACATTCAAACATATCACTTATTTTTCGCAGACGATACAGGAAGTCCTGGAACGGATATGACATTTTTTGATTTTCCAGGTATACCAAAAGGGGTACACGGAACAAATGAAATTTTCAAAACTTCATTCCGAGTGCCATCAGATGCAGCCATTGAATACTGGGAAAAACGATTTAATCGTTTAAATGTTAGTCATAGCGGCGTAAAAGAACAATTCGGTAAAAAAGTTTTATCCTTTGTTGATTTTGATGATCAACATTATCAACTAATTTCTGATGAAAAAAACGAAGGTGTTGCTTCTGGAACTGCTTGGCAAAATGGTCCTATTCCTTTAGAATACGCAATTACTGGGTTAGGACCTTTATTTATTCGAGTGGCAGATATTAAATATTTTAAAGAAATGATGGAAAAGGTTCTCATGTTTAAAGAGAGCTCTAAAGAAGGAGATTATTATTTATTTGAAGTAGGAGAAGGTGGTAACGGAGCCTCTGTTATCGCAGAGCACAATACCGTTTTACCTCAGGCACGTCAAGGATTTGGTACATTTCATCACGCTGCATTTCGTGTAGCGGATAGAAAAGAGATACTTGAATGGGATCAACGTTTACGTAGCTTCGGTTTCCAAACGTCTGGTCATGTCGACCGTTTCTTCTTCGAGTCACTTTACGCAAGACTTGCTCCACAAATTTTATTCGAATTCGCTACAGATGGACCAGGTTTCATGGGAGATGAACCGTATGAAACTTTAGGCGAGAAGCTATCGCTACCACCATTTTTAGAAGGAAAACGCGAACAAATCGAGAGTCTTGTTAGACCAATAAATACAATAAGAAGTACAAAAAATATTGAAAAAGAATATGAGTAA
- a CDS encoding 5'-3' exonuclease produces MKKVLLIDGMALLFRSFYATSVYNRFMYTSNGIPTNGVQGFVKHMVTAVESFNPTHIVCCWDMGSKTFRTEMFDEYKGNRPAPPEQLVPQFDLVKEVVEAFDIPNIGLKGYEADDCIGTLTNKYRNEAEVIILTGDQDILQLLKNNVKVALIRNGYGNYEVFDHDGFVEKKGLTPEQLIDLKAIMGDPSDNYPGVKGIGEKTATKLLLEYKSIEGILNNISSLTKAQQKKFEEGMDLLHLSRKLAEIHCEVPVECSLEEASITINREKVFSKFDELEFKNLHSIVNKVC; encoded by the coding sequence ATGAAAAAAGTATTATTAATAGACGGAATGGCGTTACTTTTTAGATCATTCTATGCAACTAGTGTTTACAATCGATTTATGTATACATCGAATGGTATACCGACTAACGGAGTTCAAGGTTTTGTTAAACATATGGTAACTGCTGTTGAGTCCTTTAATCCGACTCATATAGTTTGTTGTTGGGATATGGGTAGTAAAACGTTTAGGACAGAGATGTTTGATGAGTATAAAGGAAATCGACCTGCTCCACCAGAACAGTTAGTCCCACAATTTGATTTAGTAAAAGAAGTGGTAGAAGCTTTTGATATACCTAACATAGGATTAAAAGGGTATGAAGCAGATGATTGTATCGGAACGTTAACTAATAAATATAGAAATGAAGCAGAAGTAATTATTTTAACTGGTGATCAAGATATTTTACAATTATTAAAGAATAATGTAAAAGTGGCATTAATACGTAATGGATACGGAAATTATGAAGTGTTTGATCACGATGGTTTTGTTGAAAAGAAAGGCCTCACACCAGAACAGCTAATTGACTTAAAAGCTATTATGGGTGACCCTAGTGATAATTATCCAGGAGTTAAAGGGATTGGAGAAAAAACTGCTACTAAATTATTACTGGAATACAAGTCGATCGAAGGTATATTAAACAATATTTCTTCCTTAACAAAAGCTCAACAAAAGAAGTTTGAAGAGGGAATGGATTTATTACATCTCTCAAGGAAGTTAGCAGAAATTCATTGTGAAGTTCCTGTAGAGTGTAGTTTAGAAGAAGCGTCGATTACGATTAACCGTGAAAAAGTGTTTTCTAAATTTGATGAACTTGAATTTAAAAACTTGCACTCCATCGTTAATAAAGTATGTTAA
- a CDS encoding DUF1646 family protein: protein MILGLIFIFLLVLFIPLTSRVVERNLELFLFFIGVLAAIVGGVMNSVLFLNAAFAPIYITLAVLGAGFLFKWFRKPLQLAINKISNIIPFRLFVFLVIVFLGLVSSIITAIIAALLLVLIVSSLQLKRASTIRFVVIACFSIGLGAALTPTGEPLATIAINKLDGDFFYLIRLLGKEVILGVLSLGLVGAVVVQPYVQRGLYHEVKDNETYEDILVRSLKIYFFVMGLTFLGEGFEPLIQKYFLGLTPSALYWINMASAILDNATLTAAEISPVMEQETVRSILLGLIISGGMLIPGNIPNIIAAGKLQITSKEWATIGLPLGLLLMIVYYIFMF, encoded by the coding sequence TTGATATTAGGCTTGATTTTTATATTTTTATTAGTTTTATTTATCCCGTTAACTAGTAGAGTGGTAGAACGAAATTTAGAATTGTTTTTATTTTTTATAGGAGTGTTGGCGGCTATTGTTGGTGGAGTAATGAATAGTGTTCTTTTCTTAAATGCTGCATTTGCCCCAATTTATATAACTCTAGCAGTATTAGGTGCTGGTTTTTTATTTAAATGGTTTCGTAAACCTTTACAATTAGCCATTAATAAAATAAGTAATATTATACCGTTTCGCTTATTTGTTTTTCTCGTTATCGTATTTTTAGGGCTAGTATCTAGTATTATTACAGCAATAATTGCTGCATTACTTTTAGTATTAATAGTAAGCTCCCTTCAATTGAAAAGAGCATCCACTATTCGATTTGTTGTAATTGCGTGCTTTTCCATTGGACTTGGAGCGGCATTAACCCCTACAGGTGAACCGCTAGCAACAATTGCTATAAATAAATTGGATGGAGACTTCTTCTATTTAATAAGACTATTAGGAAAAGAAGTAATATTAGGTGTTTTAAGTTTAGGATTAGTAGGAGCAGTTGTCGTACAACCTTACGTCCAAAGAGGGTTATATCATGAAGTAAAAGATAATGAAACATATGAAGACATTTTAGTCAGGTCTTTAAAAATCTATTTTTTTGTAATGGGTCTCACTTTCCTTGGGGAAGGCTTTGAACCACTTATTCAAAAATATTTTTTAGGCCTTACTCCATCTGCACTTTATTGGATTAATATGGCCTCCGCAATTTTAGATAATGCAACCTTAACCGCTGCAGAAATTAGCCCTGTAATGGAGCAAGAAACAGTGCGGTCTATTTTATTAGGTTTAATTATTAGTGGCGGTATGTTAATACCAGGTAATATTCCAAATATAATAGCAGCTGGTAAGCTACAAATTACTAGTAAAGAGTGGGCAACAATTGGGTTACCACTTGGTCTACTTTTAATGATCGTATACTATATCTTCATGTTCTAA
- a CDS encoding GTP pyrophosphokinase has product MNAIQAINLKNDLKYWKDEFTRFMMSYKFALDELNTKIDILKQEFQYMHEYNPIEHVKSRLKSPESILKKLNKKGLEISFSSIKENIKDIAGIRITCSFLSDIYEIAEMLQKQQDIKVVSVKDYIKNPKENGYKSLHLILQIPVFMSDRVEDVGVEVQIRTIAMDFWASLEHKIYYKYNGKVPETLVNELKTAAYTANSLDRKMEAIHKEMALIKETNSNEDQLKIDENNIIPSDLLKNLSIRLNGITKE; this is encoded by the coding sequence ATGAACGCTATACAAGCTATAAACTTAAAAAACGATTTAAAATATTGGAAAGACGAATTTACTCGGTTTATGATGTCTTATAAATTTGCTTTGGACGAATTGAACACAAAAATTGATATATTAAAACAAGAATTTCAATATATGCATGAATACAACCCAATTGAACATGTAAAATCAAGATTAAAATCACCTGAGAGCATTTTAAAAAAGTTGAACAAAAAAGGACTAGAGATAAGCTTTTCTTCTATAAAAGAGAATATTAAAGATATTGCAGGAATTCGAATTACATGTTCATTCCTATCTGACATTTATGAAATTGCGGAGATGCTACAAAAACAACAAGATATTAAAGTGGTTAGCGTTAAAGATTATATTAAAAACCCTAAAGAAAATGGCTATAAAAGTCTGCATTTAATATTGCAAATTCCTGTATTTATGTCGGATAGGGTAGAGGATGTTGGTGTGGAAGTACAAATTAGAACAATTGCAATGGACTTTTGGGCTAGTTTAGAGCATAAAATATACTATAAATACAATGGTAAAGTTCCAGAAACATTAGTAAACGAATTAAAAACAGCCGCATATACTGCGAATTCATTAGACAGAAAAATGGAAGCAATTCATAAAGAAATGGCTCTTATAAAAGAAACCAATTCGAATGAAGATCAATTAAAAATAGACGAAAATAATATAATTCCTTCAGATTTACTTAAAAATTTAAGTATAAGGCTAAATGGGATAACAAAAGAATGA
- the sspL gene encoding small, acid-soluble spore protein L, giving the protein MSKNKQSNRGKAAPGVNPQGYGQDSGSVSPKSKLEDRAKRSNTKI; this is encoded by the coding sequence ATGAGTAAAAACAAACAAAGTAATCGTGGTAAAGCCGCTCCAGGTGTGAATCCACAAGGTTACGGACAAGATTCTGGTTCTGTATCTCCTAAATCAAAATTAGAAGATCGAGCAAAAAGAAGTAACACTAAAATTTAA
- a CDS encoding divergent PAP2 family protein encodes MNLAIKIAISAMMLTQALKIPIKFIQTGEWDVKMFFETGGMPSSHSAGVSSLATFIAMKRGVSTIDFALSCIFGLIVMYDAQGVRRQTGELSLAVNDIHEEVERLQDKPDRHEYDQNERRIKERLGHQPEEVVGGALLGMLIGAAGYALSKKK; translated from the coding sequence GTGAATTTAGCAATTAAAATTGCAATAAGTGCTATGATGTTGACACAAGCATTAAAAATTCCGATAAAGTTTATACAAACAGGGGAATGGGATGTAAAAATGTTTTTTGAAACGGGTGGTATGCCAAGTTCACACTCTGCTGGCGTTTCATCATTAGCTACTTTTATTGCAATGAAAAGGGGAGTATCTACTATTGACTTTGCGCTTTCTTGTATATTTGGGTTAATTGTAATGTATGACGCACAAGGTGTTAGGAGACAAACTGGTGAACTTTCTCTAGCTGTCAATGATATTCACGAAGAAGTCGAACGTTTACAAGATAAGCCTGATAGACATGAATATGATCAAAATGAAAGAAGAATTAAAGAACGTCTCGGACATCAACCCGAAGAAGTAGTAGGTGGAGCTTTATTAGGAATGTTAATTGGGGCAGCAGGTTACGCTTTATCAAAAAAGAAATAG
- a CDS encoding DUF6123 family protein — MRNISTEHYIENLTAKGFVFKEDALGFIQFGKHYTGCNDVQVNLAIELTLKAQRQFDGSFFVSLLEEIKTEQIQTKKEAYELAKIRAII, encoded by the coding sequence TTGAGAAATATAAGCACGGAACATTATATTGAAAACCTTACCGCAAAAGGCTTTGTATTTAAAGAAGATGCATTAGGATTTATTCAGTTTGGTAAACATTACACAGGGTGTAACGATGTACAAGTTAACTTAGCGATTGAACTCACGTTAAAAGCACAAAGACAATTCGATGGTAGTTTTTTCGTGTCATTATTAGAAGAAATAAAAACAGAACAAATACAAACAAAAAAAGAAGCGTATGAATTAGCAAAAATAAGAGCGATAATTTAG